The bacterium DNA segment AATGGCGCATGCGTAGAGAAAGAGACGCCACGTGCGAAACACTCTGCCGGCGTAAGAACCGCGCATTGCCAATATCTTGTTCCGCCGCCGGACCGCAAGAAGGCATATGACCAGGATCGAAGCTGCTGCGGCAAGCACATATGGCAGATACGCACCGTGCGTGAATGCTATCGAATCCATCACAACCTCCTATCTCCAGACGCGTTGGGAAGAACCCTCAGATTGGCCATTCTGCTCCGGAATACGCCGGCTCCAGTAGTCACTAATGCCTTCTTTCGGGTCTCCCTTGCCGTTCTTCAGTGCGGCCTGCCGAGCATTCCGCTCTTGAATGCGCTTCAAAAGCAGTTCGAGGTTTATTTTCGCAGCTACGTCGTACGGAGCGCATTCCAGAACCTTGCGGTACTGATCGCGCGCCGCATCAAGTTCATTGCGCGCCACAAGATACTCCGCGCCGTTGTAAAGAGCGCTGCACGCAACTGCGTTTTCGGGAGAACGTGAGGCTTCGCGGAACAGCGCTTCGGCTTTCGTTCCGTCCCCCAGTCCCGCTGCGGCAACACCGCTGGCATACGAAAGACGATTGGCAAAACGTTCGAATTGTTTCAGCTTCTGTAATGGATATGAACGGCGTTCTGCGGTGTAGCTAGCCAGGGTTTTTTGCATACCGGCATAGCTACCGCTCTGCTCCTGAACGCGCAAGGCCTGTTCCGTCTTTTCGTAGCCACGGTATATCCAGCACCATGCGGCAAGTACCGCAATGGTAAGAACAGTCAAACCAACACCAAATGTGCGCATAGGCACCTCCTTATGGAATTTTCATCCAAAAGTTCTCAATGAAGACCCAGGCAATAAAGAGCACAGCCGCCAACTGGAAGAGTTGTTTTTGCTGATTCTCTTCTTTGAGCTCGCCCTCCATGACAACTTTTGCTTTCTCGGCCTGGCTGATTTCCTGAAAGATGGCGGCGATACCTTCAACGTCGGCACTTTCCCGGTAGAGTCCGCCAGTCGCGACAACTGCTTCAGCAATTTCGGCTTTGCGCTTTTGACCTTCCTCATCGCTCAAACCCGTAGCCGCGGAACTATCGAATGCCGCGAAGTGCACCTTGATACCGAGCTGCTTGGCGAACCAGATGGCTTTGAGTGGATGTATGCCGGTGTTGTATTTTCCATCGGTAAAAAGGAGTACGAATTTCCCCTTTTGAGGGCCTACGCGGTCAGCGACCTCCCGAGCATAAGTAAGGTCTTCCTCGGGTGTACCAAGGCTGTCGACGCTGGCTTCAAGGAGCCAGCGGTCATAACGCTCGCCAAGCCTTCCACGCGCATCTTCTTCGATAAGCGCAATGAGCGAGATAAAAATGCCATCCCCAATGGCAGTGTAGGGGCCCAGCATCGTTGCCTCGAGGGTCCTGATAGCCGCCTCCGACTGGGCAAGGTCCTCCGTCGGATATGTGAAGATCGCTGCATATCCCCGGCCCCGCGTATTAGAGGAAGCTCCGCTGTACGCCGAAACGCCAACGAAGTCTCCTTTGCGAAGCTGCACAAAATCAAGGGCCATAATGCGGATCTTTTCCATCGTGCTTCCCGACTCCCGACCCATGCTCGTCGAAACGTCATAGGATATCATGCAAACTTTCTTCTCCAGCGTAAGGTACGTCGTTTTCAGCGTTGAGACGGGCCGCGCGAGCGCGAAGATAAGAAGCGTTGAGACGGCAAGCCACAGCAAAAGCGGAAGCCTCAACACTGCGCGAGAGAAAATGCCCGAGCGCTTGACCTGGAGCTTCGATGGCTGCAGAAGCCATTGCCGAGAACGTCCTGCCCACACCCAAAGGAGAATAAAAAGGGGGAGCAGGAGAAAGTAGACACCATGTGTGAATGTCATTGGTTACCTCCAACTCCCCAAAAATATCGGAATAGCTGTATAGGAATCCCCTTCGAGCTGATGTTCAAGCCGCGCCAGAACTTGGATCCAGGACGGATCCAAAATGCCGGCAAACTCATCGGCGGTAAAACTTGCCGCTTGAATACGGTCGATACGGCCTTCACCCCTGATACGGGAAACTGCATAGCGCGCCACCAAGCTCCGCAACACCATGCATCCGTCTTTTGAAGGAGCGCGATTATATTCCAGCCAGGCATTGCGTAATTTATACCGTAGCCTCAACCATGCCCAGAACGATGTTTCGTAGACGGGTTCGGGTAGTTCTTCGTCACCGGCCGTTGTGGAAACCGGTAGCCGCCTCTTGCGCGCTTTGCGTGCGGCAAGAAACGTGATAAGCCGGGAAATTCCGAAACCTGCAAGTCCAACGGCAAGCAGTGCGGCAAGCGTAGCTGGAACGATGAAGAAAAAGGTCCGTTCCATCGGATCGGTGTCAGGCATGCCTTTTTGTGGCTCGAGAACCGAATCCTTCTTAAGAATGCTGCGCACCGTAACATTTGCCGAAGAGGGCGATATGGTGCGTATGTCCGAAGACGCCCCTTTCTTGGCCTTTCGCAATTTCCAAAGCACCGGAGGAACCGGGGCCTTGAAGGGCTCGCTCTGGATATCGAGCACCAGATAGGTATAGCGATACGCAACAACGCGGTACGTTCCGGAATCTCCCACCGCCTCTTCCCGATGACGAGCCAGCATCGCAAAAGGCTTGTCCAGAGAAAACGATGAAAGGTACACAATGCCTTCCTGAGGTTTTTCGGGCGGATGTTCATTAAGGATCTCTGCTTCGGCACTGGCATGGATGGAAAGCGTAAGAACATTCGGGTCGCCGATATGCACGACCTCATGCAAGGTGTCCGTCAGCACGTAGAGCGGAACTTTTTCGAGTTTCACACTCTTCGAAAGCGCTGTGTTGCTTTTCCGCGTCTTTGTCACCTTGCCATCGGCACCGGGAATAATCTCGTCGTACTCATAGCGGACGGCAAGGGGCGGCACAGCATAGGCGCCAAGCGGAAGGTTTCCCAGAAGTCGCAGGACAACGGTGAACTCTTGCGCCGTCACTCCTTCCGCACCGGGAAGCGTTATGCGATTTCCCACTGCGATTGAGACTACCGAGAAAGGCGCTAGGTCCTGACCGGCATCAACTTCGACGCGAACGCCGGCAAGAGATCTTACAACATAATGGAATTTCACGGGCTCGTCTCCGACAAACACTTCCCGCTCCGCCAAAACACTAACAAGCACGGGTGGCCGACGGGGCGGCGCGGTCTTTCCTTCCTCGGGAGAAGGCTTGGGCACCGGAGCCTCCGCAGCTGCGGGAGGTTGAGCGGATTGTCCAAATTCGTTGGAAAATCCACCATCTTGAGCCGTTGCATAACCCTGAAAAAGGCAACCGAAGAGCAGCACAAACGGCGCAAAACGGAACTTTCTTGACAAGTATTTCATGATCCACCTCTCTAAAAGCGTATTGAGTTTTAAAATAACTTACAGAATCGTACTTTGTAGCGTACCGAAGAGATTGGGGAAAGTCAAACTCCTATATTAAGGGAGCCCATATGTGGAACGGATAACCGGATCAATAAAGAATAGCGAGGTATTGCCTAACAAATAATGACATCCTCCCCGGACTCTAAGGCCCAGATTCATGTGAGGTCCCCCGGTAAAAAGAAAAAGCCATGGGACGTACCCATGGCTTCATGTTAAATCTCTTCCCGCCGAGTTTCAAAAAAATCGGAGAGTTTTTCGTAGTGCTCCACGTCGGACTCCGATGTCCGGAGCAGGCAGGCGTCTATGCCAACGCGCTCAAGACCTGGCAGAGGATCGTAATCGCCGACTGACGATGCCCAGGATGTTGCTCCCGTTTCCGCATCGCGCAGCATGACCCCCCCTGCAAACGGCGGCAGCGATTCTTCGAGCGGATCACGCAGCGCCACTGCGATGACATCGCAGGCATCGGCAAGCATCTCCAGGTCTGTCGTATCCGTATTCGGAAAAAGAAAGTCCGATACGATACAAATAAGATCTGCGGGATCTTGCGGACGCATCGCGACGTCCCATGCGCGATTGAGGGCAGAAGAGGGGTCGGTCTTCTTTTCGGTAAGCGCGAGAACTTCGATCTGGGCAATAACGCTTTCGAGGGCATGCATGCTACGGATGGGATGGGACTCGAATTCGACGCGAGTCGTAAAAGCGAAAACAACAATAGTGAAGTTTCTCGCGAGACATGCGGTTGCAAGACCGCGCATGACATCGAGCGATGCGGCGTGTTTCAAGCGCGCAGAGCCAAGAAATTCTGAGGCGGAAACATCCACAAGAAAAAGTACGAGGGCGTTCCGGTCGGGATGTTTTTCGACAACGACCATTTGTCCCGTCCGAAGATAGTCGCGGACGCTCAAGGCACGAGGCGGGTCATCGGGTGAGAACTCGCGCATACCCTGAGGCTCAAAGCCATCCTCATCCACAAGAGAACTTGCGAGACAATCCCCTTCACGCTGGCGGACGCGCTTTTTGATGATTAGGGGAAGGTTTTCCCACATGGCTACACCCCCTTCCCGCCTATCGGAACACTGCGCAACACTTCCTCGATGACCTGATTGTTCGAAGTGATTCCATATTTTCTGGAGAGCCGGGGATCGCGAGAGAATTTGAAACGCAGTACGGGCCGCGCTAATGCCCGGATATCGCCAAATTCGATGCGGTCGCGTCCGTTCAGGAATGCGCGCGCAGCGGCTGCACGCAGCATGTCTTCACCGGCGCGGATGCCGGGCGCCCATCCTTCGGCGCCGGTCTTGGGACTGCGAACAACGGCGTGATTGAAGATGGCATCAATAATGCTATCGCTGTAGCGCACAATGACATCATCGTGATCGTGGCTCCGCACGTACTGGTCGAAAACAGCATTTCCCACTTCAACGAAATCCTTGACGTCGAAGACGAGTTGTACGTCATTCATGAGCTCCTCGGCGTTGTGCACATCGACACGGCACCGAAGCTCCGGAGAAGGGTACGGAACGAGTATGTTGAGCATAAACCGCTCCATAAGCGCTTCGGGAAGCTGATTCGTGGACTGGGAAGATTCGACACGATTCTGTGTTGCGGCGCACACATAAAACTCGCCGAGACTCACCGTCTCGTTCTCGAAAGTGATCTGCTGTTCTTCCAGAACTTCCAGAAATACCGAGCAGGTCTTGGGAGCCAGCCGGTTGATCTCGTCCGCAAGCAAGAATTGCGTAAAAAGCGCGCCGCGGCCAAGGCGCATGTCCTGCAGTTTTCCGCCGCCGTCCTTGTCCCCAAACCCGGCCAATCTGTAGAGTATCTCCGCGGGCTTAAGGTCCGGCGTACACTGAATGCGGCTTCTTTGTGCGTTAATAGTCCGCCCAACGGCATTTGCGAGAAGGGTTTTCCCTACGCCCGGGTCGCCTTCCAAAATCACATGTCCCTTTGCAAGGATACCAATGTATAAAAGCTCAACCTGCTCGTCCAGGGCAATAACGGGTTTGTGCACTTCTTTGAGGGCACGCCCATATTTCTCAAGGAACGCTCGCCCCATGTCATTATGGGGAAGCTTGTCTTTCCCGAGTAATTCGGTATCTTTGTCCATTTTTCTGCCTGCCTCTCTAAAAAAATTGAATGTATGTCAAGGAACCCTGTACTTCTTGAGTACATGTTATAGTATAAAATAATGTTCCCGTTGTCAAAATATAACATCCCGATTAAACTGCTTCTGAAAAATTTTTCCGCGGCCCCAAAAAATACCGGGGTTTATTTCTTTTTGTCCCGCGCAGGAAAAGCCCTTTACATCGGCAAGGCTATCGATATTAGAACGCGTCTTCGGTCACACTTTGCAAATGCGGATACGGCTAATCCTGCCAAGGCAAAGCTTCTTAAAGAAACGTGCGCGGTCCGGTGGGAGCTGTGCGATTCGGAGCCGGAAGCGCTCATTCGCGAGGCCGAACTCATTAAAAAACTGAAACCCAGATTCAATATCCTCCTGCGGGACGACAAAAACTATTTTTTTGTCGCTATTACCAAAGAGCCTTTCCCAAAAGTATTTTTGACACACCAGCCTTCCACGCCCTTAAAATCCATAAGTTACGGACAAGAAGCCAAATACATCGGGCCTTTTACGGACGGGGGCTCACTCAAACAGACATTAAAACATCTGCGGAAAATTTTTCCTTACTGTATCTGCAAAACACCGCATAGACGGCCCTGCCTTGCTGCCCTTCTTGGAAGATGCGCCGGCGCCTGTTGCCTTAAAGAGGCAAGGTTAAAATTAAAAAACTACGGAGAAATTAAGCGCCGATACCGGCAGGGAATCTTATCGCTCGCGGAAACTCTTGGCGGAAAACGTTATGCGCTAGGCGCCAGGCTTTTGCGCGAAATGAAAATTTCTGCCCGAAAAAATGAATTTGAAAAAGCAGCGCTCCTGCGCGATCAACTTCGGGCGCTTGAGACAGTTTTTAGACATCGTGCAGTCGTGGCAAACCGGGACATCAAAGAGGAGCGCGAAAAGGCCTTGAGTCACCTGCAAAAGTTATTAGATCTGCCAAAAGCGCCGCGCCGCATTGAGATGTACGATATGTCGAATATCCAGGGAACATGGGCTGTCGGATCCATGGTTGTATTCACCGATGGCTTGCCCGACAAAAGCCAATACCGCAAGTTCCGCATAAAAACTGTTCGCGGCATCGACGATACGGCCATGATGCAAGAAGTCATCTGGCGCCGCCTGCGGCACAATGAATGGCCGATAGCCGATATACTTGCGGTGGACGGAGGAAAAGGACAAATGAGCGCAACGCTTACAGCGTTGTACAATACCCAATATCCAATACCCAATATCCAATACATGCCAATCCTAGGATTGGCAAAGGGAAAGGACGAATTACATTACATGACATTTGAGGCTAAAAGCTATGAGCTAAAAGCTATAAGCTCTATGCCCCGCTCCCGCCTCCCCCGCCCGCTCCGGCATCTTCTGAACCATCTTCAAGCCGAAGCGCACCGATTCGCAATTACCTACCATCGGAAATTACGATCTTCCGGAACTTAGACATGCGTCACAGAAACAGAGAAAATTAAATCCCGCGTAACTGGCGCGGGATTTATGATGTGATGCTTTCTATTTCAACTTCGGTAAACGACTGGCGATGACCGATACGTCTGCGATAGCGTTTCTTGGGCTTGTATTTAAGCATTTTTATTTTTCGTGCTCTGCCTTCCCCAACAATAACTTTCGCCGCAACGCGCGCCGATGGCAGATAGGGTTTCCCGACCGTAACGCTTTCGCCGTTTGCGTTGCCAATCAAAAGCACCTCTCCAAAGTAAAAATTTTCTCCGGTGTTTTTCCCCAGTTTCTCCACTTTTAGCCGTTTTCCCGGAGAAACAATGTATTGTTTCCCTCCGGTTTTTATAATTGCCAGCTTGTCGGACATAGATGTTCTTTTACGCTAACTCAACGCCTTGAACGTAGTGTATCCTGTCGGAACCAAAAAGACAAGCCCTATGCAGGAGGAAGCTTCAACTCTTTCTCGATGTCTCCCGCAAGCTCCAAAATGCTATCGGCATAGAAAGCGAAGGCGGGATTATCCCAATTTTCTCCGGCAAAATATATAAGCGCGGCCTTGCGCTCTGTAGCCTCGGTTTTTTCGCTTGCTCCGGCCTGGGCAAGTTTTAAAGCCGTTCCGGCAAACGCATCATCAATATTCCATGGGGAAGGCAGCGCGTGACCTGTCAATTCTTTGATACCGTCTTCGTACCCAAGCCAGGTAAGAGGAAGGAACTGAGCCGGTCCCATCGCGCCTCCCCATCCATAGGAAGGTTTTTTGGATACCGGGACCGTATCGGGATTAAGTCCGAGCTTCTGCACGATGATAAGAAATCCGGGCCATTGGGATGGCTCCATGTCATCTTTCCAGTTCCCGGAGCCCTGTGAGGCGCCAAAACGTGATTCCTGCGCGACAAGCGCCAGCAAGAATGCCGGCCGTATGTTAACTCGGCGCGTGAGAGTCTCGGCATGCGCATATGCCTCGGCCAAAGAAAGTTCCCTTCCTACCCCTTCTCGATCGAAAAACTCCTGCTGTAAAGAAACTGACGCCAGCTCCGCCCGACGTAACAGATCCTGATAAAGCACCCCTCGTTTTTGCGTATACGCGCCGATTGCCTTTTTCCGGATGTCTTCCTGAAAAAGGGCGGATTCCTGGCGAAGCTCGAGTTCATGCAAAAGAATAAGTTCGTGGCTCTGTTTTTGCAGGCTTCTTTTTTGACGATCGAGATTTCGCTGTTCTTCCCGGATAAGCCCCACGCTTTCCCGAACCGCACGGTGCACAAGTTCGGTACTATGCACAGTATCGAAAAAACTCGAAAAGTTCGAAGCGGAAAGCACGAGATGTACCCGGCGTTTTTGCGACGTATCGATATCCCGTAGGAGCTCGGCGAGCATGCCGCGCTCCCTGGCGATGCGCTTCATGTATTCGGAGATCTTTCGATCAATATCCGCGGAACGCTGGCCTGTATCGGCTATAGAAAATTGCGTAAGGGATTTTTCGAGCGAGAGTTTTTTCTTGCGAGTCTCAATAAGCAAGACGGCATCCTGAAGGGACCTCACCTCTTGAGAACTTTCTTCGATACGGGTTTTATAGCCCTGGATCTGCGAGCGAAGTTCAAAAAGAGAATCATGAAGCGTCTGGTCGGCATATGCGTCTCGACACAATAAAAAAACGCATACAATGATGCATCCTGAAGCACAAATTCGAAGAGAGTCCCTGTAAAAATTTGAAAGTAGTAGCATTTAGAGACTACCCAAGAAGTCTCTTAGGCCTTAGCCTGCTTTCCGGCAGACGGAGATTTTAAATTTTCTTCTTTTTGGACAGCTTCTTCTTTCTTCTTATTACGCTCTTCCTCGCCAACCACCTTTATCTGACTAATCGCGGCCTGTTCCTCGGGAGCCTCACTAAGCTTCTCAAGCTCGCTTTCGGTGCGGGGCTCTTCGACAAGCGCAATAACCACATCCAAATTCGCCTCCAC contains these protein-coding regions:
- the rplU gene encoding 50S ribosomal protein L21; translation: MSDKLAIIKTGGKQYIVSPGKRLKVEKLGKNTGENFYFGEVLLIGNANGESVTVGKPYLPSARVAAKVIVGEGRARKIKMLKYKPKKRYRRRIGHRQSFTEVEIESITS
- a CDS encoding DUF58 domain-containing protein, which translates into the protein MWENLPLIIKKRVRQREGDCLASSLVDEDGFEPQGMREFSPDDPPRALSVRDYLRTGQMVVVEKHPDRNALVLFLVDVSASEFLGSARLKHAASLDVMRGLATACLARNFTIVVFAFTTRVEFESHPIRSMHALESVIAQIEVLALTEKKTDPSSALNRAWDVAMRPQDPADLICIVSDFLFPNTDTTDLEMLADACDVIAVALRDPLEESLPPFAGGVMLRDAETGATSWASSVGDYDPLPGLERVGIDACLLRTSESDVEHYEKLSDFFETRREEI
- a CDS encoding GIY-YIG nuclease family protein — encoded protein: MFPLSKYNIPIKLLLKNFSAAPKNTGVYFFLSRAGKALYIGKAIDIRTRLRSHFANADTANPAKAKLLKETCAVRWELCDSEPEALIREAELIKKLKPRFNILLRDDKNYFFVAITKEPFPKVFLTHQPSTPLKSISYGQEAKYIGPFTDGGSLKQTLKHLRKIFPYCICKTPHRRPCLAALLGRCAGACCLKEARLKLKNYGEIKRRYRQGILSLAETLGGKRYALGARLLREMKISARKNEFEKAALLRDQLRALETVFRHRAVVANRDIKEEREKALSHLQKLLDLPKAPRRIEMYDMSNIQGTWAVGSMVVFTDGLPDKSQYRKFRIKTVRGIDDTAMMQEVIWRRLRHNEWPIADILAVDGGKGQMSATLTALYNTQYPIPNIQYMPILGLAKGKDELHYMTFEAKSYELKAISSMPRSRLPRPLRHLLNHLQAEAHRFAITYHRKLRSSGT
- a CDS encoding MoxR family ATPase encodes the protein MDKDTELLGKDKLPHNDMGRAFLEKYGRALKEVHKPVIALDEQVELLYIGILAKGHVILEGDPGVGKTLLANAVGRTINAQRSRIQCTPDLKPAEILYRLAGFGDKDGGGKLQDMRLGRGALFTQFLLADEINRLAPKTCSVFLEVLEEQQITFENETVSLGEFYVCAATQNRVESSQSTNQLPEALMERFMLNILVPYPSPELRCRVDVHNAEELMNDVQLVFDVKDFVEVGNAVFDQYVRSHDHDDVIVRYSDSIIDAIFNHAVVRSPKTGAEGWAPGIRAGEDMLRAAAARAFLNGRDRIEFGDIRALARPVLRFKFSRDPRLSRKYGITSNNQVIEEVLRSVPIGGKGV